A DNA window from Fibrobacter sp. UWR4 contains the following coding sequences:
- a CDS encoding RHS repeat domain-containing protein, producing MLCVSLQRKLPKFQEEPSDLETQLLELGFLCENENAVGQTTANFAYNAHGSMASMPHLSAMDWDFAEKLRHITRGTTEAYYNYDGNGIRTRKVVVKNGVTETRLYLGGFEIWRKTVNGTLETERETLHVMDDQRRIAIVETLTVENGNRVAGPAPVLRYQLDNHLGSASLELDASANIISYEEYYPYGDTSYRAGRNASEVSRKRYRYTGKEKDEESSLYYCEQRYYAAHISRWVSTDPTWLEDGINLYAYVHGNPVSGVDPSGTQTVDEISPLPSDFDEKARSSYEDYDDAKASKVLIDAIRANVSSELSDDGKKTIESIIEMIQNGSLDNEIYREGIEEKPELGSKAKPTNLKHLVGKDLYYIARARDYQIRNKTNKIPEYYIEYGNKYMFKFKYETKDLLSSQGKDWSDKTLRYLHQSMESGLQKSKVDMENDSWKLKNFAYETHPKAYIEAGLFDLPKEDWFRIMKTPDFADLSTPSGLEQIIKVGQEFIKQRVLSK from the coding sequence ATGCTTTGCGTTTCTTTACAGAGAAAGCTTCCCAAATTTCAGGAGGAACCTTCTGATTTAGAAACGCAGTTACTTGAGTTGGGTTTCCTTTGCGAAAATGAAAACGCAGTCGGGCAGACTACGGCGAACTTCGCCTACAACGCCCATGGCAGCATGGCCTCCATGCCGCACCTCTCCGCGATGGACTGGGACTTCGCCGAAAAACTGCGCCACATCACGCGTGGCACGACTGAGGCCTACTACAACTACGACGGCAACGGGATAAGGACTCGCAAGGTTGTAGTGAAAAATGGCGTGACGGAGACCCGCCTGTACCTCGGCGGGTTCGAGATCTGGCGCAAGACCGTGAACGGGACGCTCGAGACCGAGCGCGAGACCCTGCACGTCATGGACGACCAAAGGCGCATTGCAATAGTCGAAACCTTGACTGTGGAAAACGGGAACCGTGTCGCGGGCCCCGCGCCCGTTTTACGCTACCAGCTTGACAACCATCTCGGCTCGGCATCACTTGAACTCGACGCCTCCGCCAACATCATCAGCTATGAGGAATACTACCCCTACGGCGACACAAGCTACCGCGCCGGACGCAACGCGAGCGAAGTGAGCCGGAAGCGCTACCGCTATACGGGAAAAGAAAAGGACGAGGAAAGTTCCCTTTACTACTGCGAGCAGCGCTACTACGCCGCTCACATCTCACGGTGGGTATCTACTGACCCCACATGGCTTGAGGACGGCATCAACCTCTACGCCTACGTGCACGGGAACCCCGTAAGCGGCGTGGACCCGAGCGGAACGCAGACCGTTGATGAAATTTCACCGTTGCCTTCTGATTTTGATGAGAAAGCTCGCTCTAGTTATGAGGACTACGATGATGCTAAGGCAAGTAAGGTTCTGATTGATGCAATAAGGGCGAATGTGTCGTCTGAGTTGAGTGATGATGGAAAAAAAACGATTGAATCAATAATTGAGATGATTCAAAATGGATCGCTTGATAATGAAATATATAGAGAGGGAATTGAAGAAAAACCGGAACTTGGTTCTAAAGCAAAACCTACGAATTTGAAACATTTAGTGGGAAAAGACTTATATTATATTGCAAGAGCTCGAGATTATCAGATACGAAATAAAACAAATAAAATACCTGAATACTATATTGAATATGGAAATAAATACATGTTCAAATTTAAATATGAAACGAAAGATTTATTGTCTTCGCAGGGAAAGGATTGGTCCGATAAAACACTTAGATATTTACATCAATCTATGGAATCTGGACTTCAGAAATCTAAAGTAGACATGGAAAATGATTCTTGGAAATTAAAAAATTTTGCTTATGAAACTCATCCCAAAGCTTATATTGAAGCGGGTTTGTTTGATCTTCCAAAAGAAGATTGGTTTAGAATTATGAAAACCCCTGACTTTGCCGATTTATCGACGCCCTCTGGACTTGAACAAATAATTAAAGTGGGCCAGGAGTTTATAAAACAAAGGGTGCTTTCAAAATGA